Genomic DNA from Trypanosoma brucei brucei TREU927 chromosome 9, whole genome shotgun sequence:
CTCGGTGTTGCAGCAATGATTCATCCGAAAGAATCGTACAACCGGGAGTCCTACCACACACACGTTTGTACATTTGTCGGCTGCTATCTAGTGCCTTCTTCAAAGGGCTCACACGTTCTTTTGAATCTCGTGACGAAGGGACTGATGCAGGTATTGGTTTCTCCGACCTCGGCCCCGCGCCAGATGTTGTGGACGAACCACCAGTATGCTCCGCCGCCCCCTGGAACACGGGGCAACTCTCCCTATCATTATCGGCACCGGTACCCCTCTCAGTAACTTTTTTTATCTCCTCCTCAAACTTAGCGCTTTCAGCAAGAACCGCCCCAATCTCTGTGTTAAGTCTTAAAACCTTCTCGGTAAGTTCGTTGCAATCATCACTACATTCCTTtagctctttctttctcagCAGCCGACGCGCGGCTTCCGCCTGTGTTGAACGAGATTCCGCCGCACAGGAGCCGTGGTGGTAACCAAACCATAAACAAAGAACAAACAGCACGGTTATAATACCCAGAGCCATTGGTCGGATGAACTGCTGATCATTCCGACGCTGCTTCCACATTTGTGCCCGAGTTTCAGGGGCAAATCTTCTATAAGAGTCGCCCTACTACGAATGCAGTGTATTTGACGTTCTGAAGCACAccctcttttgcttcccGCTCAGTGTGCCAGCGTCAGGACGCCAACGGAATAGGCAAAGACAGCTAgagtaaaaggaaacaaaaagagatgaATTACGAAAAgataaggaaaaggaacaagCAATATTGCAACCGGGGGCACAAATGCACCAAGGATTATCGTCAGTAACAGTAATCGTCAAAGGAACGGGACGTGATGACAGCGCAGAAGGCTGTCTCCTCAcaactcccccccccctactCCTTACTTGCATGTGTCCAGTTACTGCTCGCTTACTGCTGAACAGTACTTTGCACCccaaccccccccctcctcatTCACTCGCATGCacttttatttatctattttttcGAATTCATCCCGTTATGCATTACAAGCCGTGAGTTCACCCAATTCCTTCGTAGGTGTACCTCAACTCTAAACTCACATCACCTTTACGCATGCATAGCCTCGTTCTACCCCCACCCTTTGCGATCAGTAAAACTGTCTGCAACAACACAGCGGTTGCGATCCCataaatggagaaggaaggaaagagacaaaatCTGTAAGAAATAAGGGGGAGCAGAGAAGATCATACTTTCCAGTAAACACAAGTGGGCACAAATACTACCACGTGTGCCCAGGAATAGGAAATCATAAATGATCGGAAATGGagatgaatatatatatatatatatatatatatgtatataggTCGTTTCCTCCACTCTATACAAGACATCACACAAGGGTCTAGACATGCAGCCACACTTATCCCCTATAGAAGCCTCATCAGCTTCTCACGAATGGGTGCCGCTTTGACGTTGTAGCTGGCTAGATTTCCCGAGTGAGCCGCGAACATAAGCTCCAACGCGCTACTAAGCCGTGGGAGGAGTGTCCGTGGCCGCAGAGAACGAGGAAGGTTGATTGCAATGCTAGCCGCACGATCCAGCACGGAAAGAATCACCTCCGGATGCATGCGAACCGAAGCTGCACACTGAAGAACTCTGTCAGCTGCACGAAGTAAGTGCTGCACGACCCCAACAGGTAAACTGGCGGAGGATCCGCCGCCTCGTTGTGCGCTAGCACAGGCTTTGCGATACTCAAATAGGGCCGCACATGCGCACAGGACATTCAGCATGCGTAGGTTTTGACTCGCATCGACAGAAATAAATGAGCTGCTCAACGCTTGACCCACACGTTGCACCTCGTCTGACAACAGGGCGTTGGGAGTGCGCAGGATCTCCTCAAAATGTACCTGAACGGATTTAGACTGTTGGCTCTCCAACGCAAGCCACACAGCGGACGCAGTGTCGCCACACGTCATCTTTTCACGGATCAACTTTCTGTTAAGTACGTCAACGGCCTTGTGCCTGTAGAAATCAACGGCGCTAATCCACCTGCTTACGGTAGCACTCGCCGGATATTTGTCGTGCAGCAGTCGACGGAGAGCAACCTGAAAAGGACTGTTATCCTCCCACGATGTCTGGATAAACGTTTGGAGGGACAAAGACGTGTACCGATCACGCACCGCGTTCGATGTCTGGCCAATCACGGTGCGGTAGAGCTCAGCAGGATTCATGAAGGGTGAGTACACTGTGTAAGTAGCTGCCGTACGCCACAGAAGTGGATGCCACCTGAAGAGTTCAACGTAGTCCCTAATGAGCTCATTTCGGGTGAAGGTGACAGAAATTTGATCCACAGGTGCGCCCATGGGAGGTGCACAGATGTCGGCCACGTGTGCTGCcatgaaaagtaaagaaaagccACGAAGACTTTTGCCTCCCATGGGCAACTCAACCGCATCTCCCAACAGATGGTCATCTCCACTGTCAGTGATGCTAACATCCTCCCCATAAACACCCGACACATCCTCACTGCCATCACCAACATCTTCACCTAGACTAGCAATGCTCGAAACTGGGCTAGAAACAAAGTTGCTATCACCATCCTGGCCCTTCAGTCTTCCGGTGGCCGGAACCGACTGAATATGCTCATTTCGACGCACTGCATCGCGTACAAACTGCATAACACCAACTACATCAGCCACGCACCGGCAGCCAAGTAGCTGTTCCACGACGGCGACGTACCACGGTCCCTTCACCGTACCTTCCCATGAATCCCAAGCCGTGCGGAACAAGTGATGCATCTGTTGCAACGTCATGGGCGGCCCACAAACCACGCAAACAGCGGCTACGTAATCCACCACATCAAGATTAAGCAGGCAACACATATGCAACACCAGCGCTGCATCCCCACTAACCATGAGAAGGAGATCTAGGCAAAGGGACTTCAACTGCTGCGCCACCTGCATTGCGACGCCACCCTTCCTGTTCGCATTCCCTAAGATACGCTTACAGTCAACAAGTAACCGGTTCGCGGTGTCTGCCCAGGCAGCGTGCACTACACCGCTAGCTGGTGGGTGGAGCAACAAGTGAATGACATCCGCCAGCGCGCTCTCCTCCTCTGCACTGAATATATCCAAACTGAAAGTGCGCAAGTATTCCATAAATGTGCTGAGGAGTTGCGCACTGATTGGAAACAACCCTGCCAGAAAGCAGCGCTGCATAGCGACCATGCATGGTCCAACGATCTCCATGAGGACGCCCTCTTTTCCAGGTGTTGACGAGCTGAGCTCGTTAAGAATCTGTTCCACACCTTCAGGGTGCACGAACCTGGAACGATACCAATCCACGTACAACCCATTCACCACGAGGCCGTCGTCGCCACACCCTTCGAGGACGCCAAGCACGATAGAGACAAGCTCCCACACAACCCCAACCGTCAGATCAAAAGGCACCTCGTCACTAACCGCCTTGAGCcgcaaaaagaagaggtcCGACCACTGGCAAAGAGTTTCCGGGgtcgcagcagcagaagttTGTTCTCCCCAAAGCGCCTTCATCTCACGGGGTTGACCATCGGGCAATTCCACGTACGAGGCAAAGCGATGTCGTTGCAAATGGACGAAAGCGTCAAAACCAGACCGTACCGCCGTGATAAATGAGGGGGGCAGACCGGATGCCGTGCACCTCATTCTACACTCCTCCCAACTTGCTTACAGTTGCAAATGTGGTCGCGCGCAAACCTAACTGCTCACACTGTCTCTGTGTTGACGGAAAATGAAATCGTACGAGAAGGAAGTAGCACTGTCTCTCTTCAGACTGCGCACTCAACGATATAACGGGACAAAGGGAGGAATGTACATCATAAACAAGCACTCACGTTCGTTTAATCCCCGTTCAAAGCGCAGGCTACACATCAAAAGCAGAGCAGCAGCTCcacatatacgtatatatacacgtgGTCGGGTCGTATCATGGGGAAGAGTGGTTCGGCAAAGAACAGCACCACTCGATGCAGAAGTCCATCGAGTAACAACTggtacgcacacacaaaaacaaacaaacctaGAACTCTCAGACTGCTTTTCCGCAAACCGCagtggaaaaacaacaacaacaacaacaaacatcaGACAACCCTCACACCCACTTTCACCACCACAACTATcacccccccaaaaaaaaaaaaggaaaacaaagcacaACTACGAATTA
This window encodes:
- a CDS encoding hypothetical protein, unlikely (GPI-Anchor Signal predicted for Tb09.211.4790 by DGPI v2.04 with cleavage site probability 0.64800006 near 65), which produces MFVVVVVVFPLRFAEKQSESSRFVCFCVCVPVVTRWTSASSGAVLCRTTLPHDTTRPRVYIRICGAAALLLMCSLRFERGLNERECLFMMYIPPFVPLYR